The proteins below come from a single Chryseobacterium sp. MA9 genomic window:
- a CDS encoding Plug and carboxypeptidase regulatory-like domain-containing protein — protein MKKNITLFLMLFFTVLTFAQKTVSGKITDDDGVAIPSASVTIEEPGKDAILAYGITNSKGEYKVTFTSAEPNVDLKVKAFNQKPLTKQISNSDQTLSFKMQSEATEIKEVQLKTKMITARGDTISYDLKAFNSKNDRTLADVMKKIPGIEVNNDGTILYQGNAINKFYVNGKDLMEGGYGTINNSLPKDAVQKVEVLENHQPVKILQDKVPSDQAAINIKLKNSVTMTGRGEVGTGFGDPWLWNVKLTPMFFGQKSQWVVNYKTNNMGEQVENEGNILAFGNRFEGKRINASQNDWLNVENASTPNLPVKRYLMNNVHYLSANYLTNIDKKKEWELKANANYTNNAVDRESYSQTDYFATSNQPASRVTQNIFNNFYTNKAKGELIFTKNAKKGFFKNTTSFSQYWNADRGIVDRTDASNSRHGEEAIESPTTSFQNSLSTIIPWKEKMVNVQSYINYQTDKQTLEVSPASYLQIPGFTATAPTDIVRQNMRLKTFEANHSANLGFSAKGWTFTPEVGFNFKTTDLTTDLSNLQNSNFLRPNEAYNNDLKYTTATPYGSLGVNYKNESWMIYANLPVNSNNIKAEDPLRLVSKSVNKVTFEPNIFAQYSFASFWKASLTGNISNNFGEVNTAYSGFLMTSPNGINAMDASNPIPQNNTKSGGTRIEYRNPLNNLFFNLNYRLSDVKRNLISSPVRNEAGYTTVKYLEQDNHTKNNGFSGEVGKYFPKFKTNASLSYSNNTSTSDAYQNDKSYESKNNSQSVGFKFNNTYFSWMSVDYNFTISKTKQYNTSATPELNNENSRNGFNHNLGVFFYPLENHTIGFNWDQVNSSAGTQKYNNGFYDLSYQFSWAKKKIDFELKWMNIANKKVFETYDINAQNISYTRIQLRPSQVMFTVKFNFK, from the coding sequence ATGAAAAAAAATATTACTTTATTTCTGATGCTTTTCTTTACTGTGCTTACTTTTGCACAGAAGACCGTTTCGGGAAAGATTACTGATGATGACGGGGTAGCAATACCAAGCGCCAGTGTTACCATAGAAGAACCAGGTAAAGACGCTATTCTGGCATATGGAATTACCAATTCTAAAGGAGAATATAAAGTAACTTTTACTTCTGCTGAGCCCAATGTGGATCTTAAAGTGAAAGCATTTAACCAAAAACCCCTTACAAAGCAAATCAGTAACTCTGATCAAACCCTGAGTTTCAAAATGCAATCTGAAGCTACAGAAATTAAGGAAGTACAGCTAAAAACAAAAATGATTACAGCCAGGGGCGATACCATTTCTTATGATCTTAAAGCTTTCAACAGCAAAAACGACAGAACCCTGGCAGATGTAATGAAAAAGATTCCGGGGATTGAAGTCAATAATGACGGAACAATCCTTTATCAGGGAAATGCCATCAATAAATTCTATGTCAACGGGAAAGACCTGATGGAAGGAGGTTATGGAACGATTAACAACTCCCTTCCAAAAGACGCTGTACAGAAAGTAGAAGTTCTTGAAAATCACCAGCCGGTAAAAATACTTCAGGACAAAGTGCCCTCTGATCAGGCAGCGATTAATATCAAACTGAAAAACTCTGTTACCATGACAGGTAGAGGAGAAGTAGGAACAGGCTTCGGAGATCCATGGCTTTGGAATGTAAAACTGACTCCAATGTTTTTCGGACAGAAAAGCCAATGGGTAGTCAACTATAAAACCAATAATATGGGTGAGCAGGTGGAAAATGAGGGGAATATTCTTGCTTTCGGTAACAGGTTCGAAGGGAAAAGAATCAATGCTTCTCAAAATGACTGGCTAAATGTAGAAAACGCAAGCACGCCTAATCTTCCGGTGAAAAGATATCTGATGAATAATGTTCATTACTTATCTGCCAACTATCTTACCAATATTGATAAGAAAAAGGAATGGGAGCTTAAAGCTAATGCCAACTATACCAATAATGCTGTAGATAGAGAATCTTATAGCCAAACAGATTATTTTGCTACCTCTAATCAGCCAGCTTCAAGAGTTACTCAGAATATTTTCAATAATTTCTATACTAATAAAGCAAAAGGAGAATTAATTTTTACTAAAAACGCAAAAAAAGGATTCTTTAAAAATACAACAAGCTTTTCTCAGTATTGGAATGCAGACAGAGGAATTGTAGACCGAACAGATGCCAGTAACAGCAGACATGGAGAGGAAGCAATAGAGTCTCCAACCACTTCATTTCAAAACTCTTTGAGTACTATTATTCCATGGAAAGAGAAAATGGTTAATGTTCAGTCTTATATTAATTATCAGACAGATAAGCAGACATTGGAAGTCTCACCTGCTTCTTATTTACAGATCCCAGGATTCACAGCAACAGCACCTACGGATATTGTAAGACAGAATATGAGGCTTAAAACATTCGAAGCCAATCATTCTGCCAATTTAGGGTTTTCAGCTAAAGGATGGACTTTTACCCCAGAAGTTGGGTTTAATTTTAAAACTACTGACCTGACTACAGACCTTTCAAACCTTCAGAATAGCAATTTTTTAAGACCAAATGAAGCTTATAATAATGATTTGAAATACACAACAGCTACACCATATGGAAGCTTAGGAGTAAATTATAAAAATGAATCATGGATGATATATGCTAATCTTCCAGTAAACTCAAACAATATTAAAGCTGAAGATCCATTAAGACTTGTCTCAAAATCAGTAAATAAAGTAACGTTTGAACCTAATATTTTTGCTCAATATTCATTTGCTTCATTCTGGAAAGCTTCATTAACCGGAAATATCAGCAATAATTTTGGGGAAGTCAATACAGCATATTCAGGATTTTTAATGACTTCACCTAATGGCATTAACGCAATGGATGCCTCCAACCCAATTCCTCAAAACAATACAAAATCTGGAGGAACACGAATAGAATATAGAAATCCTCTGAACAATTTGTTCTTTAATCTTAATTACAGATTATCGGATGTTAAAAGAAACCTTATTTCTTCTCCGGTAAGAAATGAAGCAGGATATACAACAGTGAAATATCTTGAACAGGATAATCACACAAAAAATAATGGATTTAGTGGAGAAGTAGGAAAGTATTTCCCGAAATTTAAAACAAATGCTTCATTAAGCTATAGTAACAATACTTCAACATCAGATGCTTATCAGAATGACAAATCTTACGAAAGCAAAAATAATTCTCAATCTGTAGGATTTAAATTCAATAATACCTATTTCAGCTGGATGAGTGTTGATTATAATTTTACGATTTCCAAAACAAAACAATACAATACAAGTGCAACACCTGAATTGAATAATGAAAACTCAAGAAATGGATTTAACCATAATTTAGGAGTGTTTTTTTATCCATTGGAAAATCATACTATTGGATTTAACTGGGATCAGGTAAACAGTAGTGCCGGAACTCAGAAATATAATAATGGATTCTACGATTTGTCTTATCAGTTCAGTTGGGCAAAGAAGAAAATTGATTTTGAATTGAAATGGATGAATATTGCAAACAAAAAAGTTTTTGAAACATATGATATTAATGCACAAAATATTTCTTACACAAGAATTCAACTCCGCCCTAGTCAAGTGATGTTTACTGTAAAATTCAACTTTAAATAA
- a CDS encoding cupin-like domain-containing protein, whose translation MGIILKPIDIVDDISKEEFHEKYLKPRRPVVIKNMAKKWPAYQKWTMEYMKEVVGDVEVPLYDSSKADPSAPINASAAKMKFGDYIDLIQREPTDLRIFLFDPIKYAPNLLEDYISPKELMGGFLDKYPNMFFGGKGSETFLHFDIDMAHIFHTHFNGRKHILLFDYKWRERLYQIPYATYALEDYDIENPDLTKFPALDGVEGIECFLEHGDTLFMPTGWWHWMKYLDGSFSISLRAWDKSWAVKAHSLWNLTVQRKFDDVMKSQFKSKYMDWKEKLAIERAEIALKRGLPR comes from the coding sequence ATGGGAATTATTTTAAAGCCTATAGATATTGTAGATGACATTTCCAAAGAGGAATTTCACGAAAAATATCTGAAGCCAAGAAGGCCCGTTGTCATCAAAAATATGGCAAAAAAGTGGCCTGCTTACCAAAAATGGACGATGGAATACATGAAGGAGGTTGTAGGAGATGTAGAGGTTCCTTTATATGACAGCTCAAAAGCAGATCCTTCAGCTCCCATCAATGCTTCTGCTGCAAAAATGAAATTTGGAGATTATATAGATCTCATTCAGCGCGAGCCAACCGATCTCAGAATATTCCTTTTTGACCCTATAAAATACGCCCCGAATCTTTTGGAAGATTATATTTCGCCCAAAGAACTGATGGGAGGGTTTCTTGATAAATATCCTAATATGTTCTTCGGCGGAAAAGGATCTGAAACATTCCTTCATTTTGATATTGATATGGCGCATATTTTCCATACTCACTTCAACGGAAGAAAACATATTCTTCTTTTCGATTACAAATGGAGAGAAAGACTTTATCAGATACCCTATGCAACCTATGCACTGGAAGACTATGATATCGAAAATCCAGACCTTACAAAGTTCCCTGCATTGGATGGCGTAGAAGGAATTGAATGTTTCCTGGAACATGGAGATACTTTATTCATGCCTACAGGATGGTGGCACTGGATGAAATACCTGGATGGAAGTTTCTCTATTTCATTAAGAGCATGGGACAAATCATGGGCTGTAAAAGCACATTCTCTATGGAATCTTACTGTACAGCGTAAATTTGACGATGTCATGAAGTCTCAGTTTAAAAGTAAATACATGGACTGGAAAGAAAAGCTTGCTATTGAAAGGGCAGAAATCGCTTTAAAAAGAGGCTTACCTAGATAA
- a CDS encoding T9SS-dependent choice-of-anchor J family protein, giving the protein MKQIYQFVTLLCFIPIGLLAQYSQSFDSATMPADWTIINGGDPGTWETFSSYDSSFNAPHSGTHFLGLEYGSTAHDDYVISPAIVVTAGVSDKLTFWARNRGTGLAETVDIKVSTTTPTIAGLTNTLAAAVKPPTSWNQYTYDLTPYVGQTIYIAFYSTTEDIWFIGIDDFQISANSLSVSDAKADNSRASIYPNPAKDILYIKNKTKISEINIYDLNGKLVKKETMNAENGSVNVSDLASGNYIVKVKDKETEKGYKMIKK; this is encoded by the coding sequence ATGAAACAAATTTATCAATTCGTAACATTGCTGTGCTTTATACCGATAGGTCTATTAGCACAATATTCTCAAAGTTTTGATTCAGCAACAATGCCTGCCGATTGGACGATCATTAATGGAGGAGATCCCGGAACCTGGGAAACCTTTAGTTCTTATGACTCTTCATTCAATGCTCCTCATTCAGGAACCCATTTCCTGGGATTGGAATATGGCAGTACTGCCCATGATGATTATGTGATCAGCCCTGCTATAGTGGTCACTGCAGGAGTATCAGATAAGCTTACTTTCTGGGCAAGAAACAGAGGGACCGGGCTTGCTGAGACGGTGGATATAAAAGTATCAACAACAACTCCCACCATCGCAGGTCTTACCAATACGCTCGCTGCTGCAGTAAAACCTCCTACTTCATGGAATCAGTATACTTACGACCTGACGCCTTATGTAGGACAAACAATTTATATTGCTTTCTATTCTACTACAGAAGATATCTGGTTTATTGGGATAGATGATTTCCAGATTTCAGCAAACAGTCTATCGGTTTCTGATGCAAAAGCAGATAACAGCCGTGCATCCATCTATCCAAATCCGGCAAAAGATATCTTATACATCAAAAATAAAACGAAGATATCTGAAATCAATATTTATGATCTTAACGGAAAACTGGTGAAAAAAGAAACAATGAACGCAGAAAACGGAAGTGTAAATGTAAGTGATCTGGCATCAGGAAATTATATAGTGAAGGTCAAAGATAAAGAGACTGAAAAAGGCTATAAAATGATTAAGAAATAG
- a CDS encoding metallophosphoesterase family protein has product MSRTLVVGDIHGGFKALQQVLERAEVTQSDQLIFLGDYVDGWSESFQIIQFLIELSEKQECIFIKGNHDAWCEDWLALGQNPDIWLFNGGKSTVESYADYLPEERDIHLEFFQRMKNYHIDDQNRLFIHAGYASMHGPEKEVYSSNYRWDRTLWETAVAMDKKLEKNSELYPKRLLLYKEIFIGHTPTLDIGITTPANKANVWNMDTGAAYTGALSMMDINSKEFWQSDPLPSLYPDEKGRN; this is encoded by the coding sequence ATGAGCAGAACATTAGTAGTAGGTGATATTCACGGAGGGTTTAAAGCGTTACAGCAGGTTCTTGAACGGGCTGAAGTCACGCAAAGTGATCAACTGATTTTTCTCGGAGATTATGTAGACGGATGGAGCGAATCCTTCCAAATTATACAGTTTTTAATTGAACTTTCCGAAAAACAGGAATGCATTTTCATCAAAGGAAATCATGATGCATGGTGTGAAGATTGGCTGGCATTGGGCCAAAATCCTGATATATGGCTTTTCAATGGCGGAAAAAGTACCGTGGAAAGCTATGCGGATTATCTCCCAGAAGAGCGGGATATTCATCTGGAATTCTTTCAAAGAATGAAGAATTATCACATTGACGACCAGAACCGCCTGTTTATTCATGCGGGATATGCTTCCATGCACGGCCCGGAAAAAGAAGTTTATTCCAGTAATTACCGATGGGACAGAACCCTTTGGGAAACGGCTGTAGCAATGGATAAAAAACTGGAAAAGAATTCAGAGTTGTATCCCAAAAGACTGCTTTTATACAAAGAAATATTTATCGGACATACTCCCACTCTTGATATTGGAATTACAACGCCGGCCAACAAAGCTAATGTCTGGAATATGGACACCGGAGCAGCTTACACCGGAGCTTTATCAATGATGGACATCAATTCCAAAGAATTCTGGCAAAGCGATCCGCTTCCTTCTCTCTATCCGGACGAAAAAGGAAGAAACTGA
- a CDS encoding RNA 2'-phosphotransferase, translating into MNEIEKKKISKFLSLILRHQPESIGLKLDENGWAEVEELRGKSAKKRIYFTPEELNEVVETNNKKRFAFNEDKTMIRASQGHSIDIDLALEALQPPEFLYHGTAEANISSILEKGIEKRTRQHVHLSADKETAAKVGMRHGKPVILTIRTGTMHKDGLSFYQSANGVWLTDFVDAKYISK; encoded by the coding sequence ATGAACGAAATAGAAAAGAAAAAAATAAGTAAGTTTTTAAGCCTGATCTTGCGCCATCAGCCGGAAAGCATAGGACTTAAACTGGATGAAAACGGCTGGGCAGAAGTAGAAGAACTGAGAGGGAAGTCAGCTAAAAAGAGAATATATTTTACTCCCGAAGAATTGAATGAGGTAGTAGAAACCAATAATAAAAAGCGTTTTGCTTTTAACGAAGATAAAACCATGATCAGGGCCAGTCAAGGTCATTCTATTGATATAGATCTTGCTCTGGAAGCATTACAGCCTCCTGAATTCCTGTACCACGGAACAGCTGAAGCCAATATTTCTTCCATTTTAGAAAAAGGAATTGAAAAGAGAACACGCCAGCATGTACACTTAAGTGCTGATAAAGAGACGGCTGCAAAGGTCGGGATGAGACATGGCAAACCTGTGATTCTTACCATCAGAACCGGAACGATGCATAAAGATGGACTATCTTTCTATCAGTCTGCAAATGGGGTTTGGCTCACAGATTTTGTAGATGCAAAATATATTTCAAAATAA
- a CDS encoding ADP-ribosylglycohydrolase family protein encodes MENKVKAGIMGVCIGDALGVPVEFKRREDLKRNPVTKMLEYMSWNQPKGTWSDDSSLTLCLTDELTKGYDLEKIGQSFVKWNKYGHWTAHGKLFDIGGTTRHALARLIKGESARFSGNIFEEDNGNGSLMRILPLAFYLEDENDIQKLYLTVKEVSAITHGHFRSVFACFIYIIFAIQLLKGKSKKESYIQTQKDALKYAEKQDFNPNEIELFGRILKNDISGYPEDEIKSGGYVLHSLEASLWCFLNSESYAEAVLKAVNLGEDTDTTGAITGGIAGIYYGFENIPEDWIAELVRRDDIEKLCEKLHNKLMN; translated from the coding sequence ATGGAAAATAAAGTAAAAGCAGGAATCATGGGTGTCTGCATCGGAGATGCTCTGGGTGTTCCTGTAGAATTTAAAAGAAGGGAAGACCTGAAAAGAAATCCGGTAACAAAAATGCTGGAATATATGTCCTGGAATCAACCCAAAGGAACCTGGAGTGACGACAGTTCTCTTACGCTTTGCCTTACTGATGAACTTACCAAAGGGTATGATCTGGAAAAGATCGGACAAAGCTTTGTAAAATGGAATAAGTATGGTCATTGGACTGCCCATGGAAAGCTCTTTGATATTGGAGGAACAACAAGACATGCTTTGGCAAGATTAATCAAAGGTGAAAGTGCCAGATTTTCAGGAAATATTTTTGAAGAAGATAACGGGAATGGCTCTCTGATGAGAATTCTTCCCCTTGCTTTTTATCTTGAGGATGAAAATGACATTCAGAAACTCTATCTTACAGTAAAAGAAGTGTCGGCAATTACTCATGGTCATTTCCGTTCAGTTTTTGCGTGTTTCATCTATATTATTTTTGCTATTCAATTGTTGAAGGGCAAGAGCAAAAAAGAATCCTACATTCAAACACAAAAAGATGCATTGAAGTATGCTGAAAAACAGGATTTTAATCCAAATGAAATTGAACTTTTTGGTAGAATTTTAAAAAATGATATTTCCGGATATCCTGAAGATGAAATTAAAAGTGGCGGATATGTTCTCCACAGTCTGGAAGCTTCCCTATGGTGTTTTCTAAACTCAGAAAGCTATGCGGAAGCAGTTTTAAAAGCAGTTAATCTGGGAGAAGATACCGATACAACAGGAGCCATTACCGGAGGAATTGCCGGAATTTATTACGGATTTGAAAACATTCCGGAGGACTGGATTGCTGAGCTGGTGAGGAGGGATGATATTGAAAAATTGTGTGAAAAATTACACAATAAATTAATGAATTAA
- a CDS encoding NAD-dependent deacylase — translation MKKLTILSGAGISAESGIKTFRDGDGLWENHNVTDVASPEGWRKDRALVLEFYNQRRRQLHEVQPNEAHQLLADLEKHFEVQIITQNIDDLHERAGSTNILHIHGELFKSCSCNNKSLIYDQKEDINIGDKAEDGAQLRPFIVWFGEDVPLYQNAREIVKESDILLVIGTSLQVYPAAGLIHDIKDDCLLIVINPNETGFGYGQRAVVMKETATQGMKLLFDKLINLA, via the coding sequence ATGAAAAAACTAACCATATTAAGCGGCGCAGGAATCAGTGCCGAAAGCGGAATAAAAACCTTCAGAGACGGAGACGGTCTTTGGGAAAATCATAATGTAACAGATGTGGCAAGTCCGGAAGGATGGAGAAAAGACAGAGCTTTGGTTCTGGAATTTTATAACCAGAGAAGACGCCAGCTTCATGAAGTACAGCCCAACGAAGCTCATCAATTACTGGCGGATCTGGAAAAGCATTTTGAGGTTCAGATTATTACCCAGAATATTGATGATCTTCATGAAAGAGCAGGATCTACCAATATCCTCCACATTCATGGAGAATTGTTTAAATCATGCTCTTGCAACAATAAAAGTCTGATTTATGACCAAAAAGAAGATATCAATATTGGAGATAAAGCAGAAGATGGAGCGCAATTAAGACCTTTTATCGTGTGGTTTGGAGAAGATGTTCCTTTGTATCAGAATGCGCGGGAAATTGTCAAAGAATCAGATATTTTACTGGTAATAGGTACCTCTTTGCAGGTATATCCTGCCGCCGGACTGATTCATGATATCAAAGATGATTGTCTCTTAATTGTTATCAATCCTAATGAAACAGGATTTGGATACGGCCAGAGAGCAGTAGTGATGAAAGAAACTGCAACCCAGGGAATGAAGCTGTTGTTTGATAAACTGATCAATCTTGCCTGA
- a CDS encoding SMI1/KNR4 family protein, with product MKKNNFRFVDHSEDPNVGLANEEIALLQKELNLQFPETYIFYLQNAGRRSNVFPVEHDIVKLKKYQEQLKEALNERNLLNAESLFCFQYNIEYEPLIGEDSETFYFFNLSEPKSPDLYVFGDFIINYDWRGYAKELTNKENFVDFINERTKKKFGPKLLKKIGNILLGILLAPFIVTVLIIVALQVLIEKIKDQ from the coding sequence GTGAAAAAAAATAATTTCAGATTTGTAGATCATTCTGAAGATCCTAATGTGGGATTGGCAAATGAGGAAATTGCTCTTCTTCAGAAAGAATTGAATCTGCAGTTTCCTGAAACCTATATTTTTTACCTTCAGAATGCAGGAAGAAGGTCAAATGTTTTTCCAGTGGAGCATGATATTGTAAAGCTGAAAAAATATCAAGAACAATTAAAAGAAGCTCTTAACGAAAGAAATTTATTGAATGCTGAAAGTCTTTTTTGTTTCCAATATAATATAGAATATGAACCTCTGATTGGAGAGGATTCTGAAACCTTTTATTTTTTCAATTTATCTGAGCCAAAATCTCCTGATCTATATGTTTTTGGAGACTTCATTATAAATTATGACTGGCGGGGATATGCAAAAGAGCTTACAAATAAAGAAAATTTTGTAGATTTTATCAATGAGAGAACGAAAAAGAAATTTGGACCAAAATTACTTAAAAAAATAGGAAATATCCTTTTAGGAATTCTGTTGGCGCCTTTTATTGTAACTGTGTTGATTATTGTTGCACTCCAAGTTTTAATAGAAAAAATTAAAGACCAATGA
- a CDS encoding O-acetyl-ADP-ribose deacetylase, which yields MKIELIKGDITKIQADAIVNAANSSLLGGGGVDGAIHRAGGSQILEECKAIRNRQGKCNTGESVVTSAGNLPAKYVIHTVGPVWNGNEEKESKLLANCYYNSLKLAESLGVKTIAFPNISTGVYRFPKELAGKIAIDGVKKFHSEIIEKVIFVCFGDENEMIYKNLLQQ from the coding sequence ATGAAAATTGAATTAATAAAAGGAGATATTACAAAAATTCAAGCTGATGCTATTGTCAATGCTGCCAACTCATCCTTACTTGGCGGAGGCGGTGTGGATGGAGCTATTCACAGAGCAGGAGGATCACAGATATTGGAAGAATGTAAAGCGATCAGAAACAGACAAGGCAAATGTAACACTGGAGAATCTGTAGTAACGAGTGCAGGAAATCTCCCTGCAAAATATGTTATTCATACTGTAGGCCCGGTTTGGAATGGAAATGAGGAAAAAGAATCAAAACTTCTGGCAAACTGTTATTATAATTCGTTGAAATTAGCAGAAAGTCTTGGTGTGAAAACCATTGCTTTTCCCAATATTAGTACAGGCGTATATAGGTTTCCAAAAGAGCTGGCAGGAAAAATTGCAATAGATGGGGTCAAAAAATTTCATTCAGAAATCATTGAGAAAGTTATTTTTGTCTGTTTTGGTGATGAAAATGAAATGATTTATAAAAATCTTTTACAGCAGTGA
- a CDS encoding ADP-ribosylation/crystallin J1, with amino-acid sequence MKTTTLYRPVGEKEMILIIESGFKKFPPRLEWQPIFYPVLDENYASEIAEKWNTRDEAGNYLGFVTQFDVQKEVADQYPAQNVGAKNHNELWVPSEELDGFNKAIIGNIKVTKVFIGDDFEKTANSELKKLISNIKKTT; translated from the coding sequence ATGAAAACAACAACACTATACAGACCGGTAGGAGAAAAAGAAATGATCTTGATTATAGAAAGTGGATTTAAAAAATTCCCTCCAAGGTTGGAATGGCAGCCCATTTTTTATCCCGTTCTTGATGAAAATTATGCTTCAGAGATTGCTGAAAAATGGAATACCAGAGACGAAGCCGGAAACTATCTTGGTTTTGTAACTCAGTTTGACGTACAGAAAGAAGTGGCAGATCAATATCCTGCACAGAATGTAGGAGCAAAAAACCACAACGAACTGTGGGTGCCATCAGAAGAATTGGATGGTTTTAATAAAGCAATTATAGGAAACATCAAAGTAACCAAAGTATTTATAGGAGATGACTTTGAGAAAACCGCGAATAGTGAGTTGAAAAAACTGATTTCCAACATTAAAAAAACAACGTAA
- a CDS encoding adenylosuccinate synthetase — MKKAQIVIGLGFGDEGKGITTDFLASQNPEAVVIRFSGGQQAAHTVMIDDKKHVHSSFASGSLRGLPSYFTEHCTIHPVFLLNEREELKTKNGNIELHIHPLAKVTTPFDVWQNRTNVRNLEHGTCGKGIGATMKRHESPYKLFAIDLISPREMLMEKLKGVAYYYGFTDEKEISELLRPFLEAVDSIDWKINDYAWLASFNHLIFEGSQGILLDMDHGVFPNVTYAHTTSKNAYEICKLLKIEDIEMYYVTRSYATRHGNGWMSNEKDMNLRNNEEETCTFNEYQKELRTGEIDYKLLNYALKLDGAYVFPVKKNLVITCMDQIDEQFEIENLDIEFDAVYGSYSPYSKDFKQIF, encoded by the coding sequence ATGAAAAAGGCGCAAATAGTAATAGGACTTGGTTTTGGTGATGAGGGAAAAGGGATCACTACAGATTTTCTGGCTTCTCAAAATCCGGAGGCGGTGGTAATCCGGTTTTCAGGAGGTCAGCAGGCTGCCCATACGGTGATGATTGATGATAAAAAGCATGTACATTCAAGTTTTGCAAGTGGATCTCTTCGCGGATTACCTTCTTATTTCACTGAGCATTGTACCATTCATCCTGTTTTTCTGCTCAATGAGAGAGAAGAATTAAAAACAAAGAACGGAAATATTGAGCTGCATATTCATCCATTGGCAAAGGTTACGACTCCTTTTGACGTATGGCAGAACAGAACCAATGTAAGAAATCTGGAACACGGAACCTGTGGAAAAGGAATAGGAGCCACCATGAAAAGACATGAAAGTCCCTATAAACTGTTTGCTATAGACTTAATTTCGCCCAGAGAAATGCTGATGGAAAAACTGAAAGGTGTTGCCTATTATTACGGCTTTACAGATGAAAAAGAGATCAGTGAACTTTTACGCCCTTTTTTAGAAGCTGTTGACAGCATTGATTGGAAAATAAATGATTATGCCTGGCTTGCTTCATTCAATCACCTTATTTTTGAAGGAAGTCAGGGTATTTTACTCGATATGGACCATGGTGTTTTTCCCAATGTGACCTATGCTCATACCACGTCAAAAAATGCATACGAAATCTGTAAGCTATTAAAAATTGAAGACATTGAAATGTATTATGTGACCAGAAGCTACGCCACCCGCCACGGAAACGGCTGGATGAGCAATGAAAAAGATATGAACCTGAGAAATAATGAAGAAGAAACCTGTACATTTAATGAATATCAGAAGGAACTGAGAACCGGGGAAATAGATTATAAATTGCTGAATTATGCCTTAAAGCTGGATGGAGCTTATGTATTTCCGGTTAAAAAGAACCTTGTCATCACTTGTATGGATCAGATTGATGAACAATTTGAAATAGAAAATCTGGATATAGAATTTGATGCAGTCTATGGATCCTATTCTCCGTATTCAAAAGATTTTAAACAGATTTTTTAA